Sequence from the Thermoproteales archaeon genome:
CCAAACCCCTCATAATCTCTCTAATCTCTCCTTCACCACTAATTCCAAAAACCCTTTTAAACCCCCTTCTAACAGCTAAATCTCCATAAGGACCAACATAAAATTTCTTTGAAACTTTTGCAATACTAAGCTCCGCCGTCCATCTACCAATACCTTTTATCTTCGTTATAAACTCAATAAACTCTTCCGGATTCTTCTCTATTTTATCAATAGAAGGCAGGCTCTCCGCCAACTTCGCAACTTCAACTATTGCATTAGCCTTCGCCAAAGTCACTCTCATTTCTTTCTTAAGATCCGCTGGCCTAAACTTCCCCACTTTTTCAAAACTTGGAAAGGAGTAGTATTCTTCCTTTTGAATAAGCCTTCTTTCTCCAAATCTCTTTACAAACACCGCCTTAATTTTCATCGCCAAATTCAAGTTTATATTCTGCTCTATAACACTATCCACCAAAGCCTCGTAAACGCTAACCATTCTCGCAGGCCTTAAACCGTAATATTTCTTCGCTACAGGGTAAATCGGAGTCTTCCTCGTCCTTAACAAAAACCTCGAGTAGTCAAAGTCTATCCTATAGATTTCCTTTACCTTACCCACAACCCTCTTCGCTAAACTTCCATCTTCACAAAAAACTTGAACTTTTAATTCCGGCTTACCCCCCTCCGAAACTATTAAAACTTTATAGGGAACATAAACCCCTCCTATTCTC
This genomic interval carries:
- a CDS encoding DNA-3-methyladenine glycosylase 2 family protein, which produces MQNFVLYPKPPFLISPHLEKFCPKNLPVPCLYENKSCRRILRIGGVYVPYKVLIVSEGGKPELKVQVFCEDGSLAKRVVGKVKEIYRIDFDYSRFLLRTRKTPIYPVAKKYYGLRPARMVSVYEALVDSVIEQNINLNLAMKIKAVFVKRFGERRLIQKEEYYSFPSFEKVGKFRPADLKKEMRVTLAKANAIVEVAKLAESLPSIDKIEKNPEEFIEFITKIKGIGRWTAELSIAKVSKKFYVGPYGDLAVRRGFKRVFGISGEGEIREIMRGLEDYTGLIIYLMALEGHGGVFSRRMRLRHREI